The following coding sequences are from one Terriglobales bacterium window:
- the hpnH gene encoding adenosyl-hopene transferase HpnH: protein MGVPLNQALRVGAYILKQHISGNKRYPLVLMLEPLFRCNLACQGCGKIDYPNEILNQRISVEDAIKAAEECPAPIIAIAGGEPLLHKEMPQIVDAYLKMGKFVILCTNALLLEKKIDQYKPHKNFCWDIHLDGDKEMHDRAVDQEGVYERAVAAIQLSKSKGFRTSINCTLFDGANPDRVAKFFDTVADMDIEGVMTSPGYAYERAPDQQHFLNRTRTKELFRAIFRRGKESAKRGKKWKFTQSPLFLDFLAGNQTYACTPWGNPTRNVFGWQRPCYLLGEGYAKSFKELMETTDWD from the coding sequence ATGGGTGTACCGCTAAACCAGGCGCTCCGCGTGGGGGCCTATATCCTGAAGCAGCATATTTCAGGCAACAAGCGCTACCCGCTGGTGCTGATGCTGGAGCCGCTGTTCCGCTGCAACCTGGCCTGCCAGGGCTGCGGCAAGATCGACTACCCGAACGAGATTCTGAACCAGCGCATCTCGGTTGAAGACGCGATCAAGGCCGCCGAGGAATGCCCGGCGCCGATCATCGCCATCGCTGGCGGCGAGCCGCTGCTGCACAAGGAGATGCCGCAGATCGTGGACGCCTATCTGAAGATGGGCAAGTTCGTGATCCTGTGCACCAACGCGCTGCTGCTGGAAAAGAAGATCGACCAGTACAAGCCGCACAAAAACTTCTGCTGGGACATCCACCTGGACGGCGACAAGGAGATGCACGACCGCGCCGTGGACCAGGAAGGCGTGTACGAGCGCGCCGTGGCGGCGATTCAGCTCTCCAAGTCCAAGGGCTTCCGCACGAGCATCAACTGCACGCTGTTCGACGGCGCCAACCCGGACCGCGTGGCGAAGTTCTTCGACACCGTCGCGGATATGGACATCGAGGGCGTGATGACTTCCCCCGGCTATGCCTATGAGCGCGCGCCGGACCAGCAGCACTTCCTCAACCGCACCCGGACCAAGGAGCTGTTCCGCGCCATCTTCCGCCGCGGCAAGGAAAGCGCCAAGCGCGGCAAGAAGTGGAAGTTCACGCAGTCTCCGTTGTTCCTGGACTTCCTGGCCGGCAACCAGACCTATGCCTGCACGCCCTGGGGCAACCCGACTCGCAACGTGTTCGGCTGGCAGCGCCCCTGCTACCTGCTCGGCGAAGGCTACGCCAAGAGCTTCAAGGAGCTGATGGAAACCACCGACTGGGACA